A section of the Streptomyces sp. Je 1-369 genome encodes:
- a CDS encoding cyclic nucleotide-binding/CBS domain-containing protein: MLVRDAMSTVVLTIGPTHTLRQAARLMSARHVGAAVVLDPDTYGLGILTERDVLNSLALGQSPDTEIAGTHTTTEVVFATPAWTLEEAADAMAHGGFRHLIVMDGNEPTGIVSVRDIIRCWAPDRRAAAQLTG, from the coding sequence ATGCTCGTCCGCGACGCCATGAGCACGGTGGTCCTGACCATCGGCCCCACCCACACCCTGCGCCAGGCGGCCAGGCTGATGTCAGCGCGCCACGTCGGAGCAGCTGTCGTCCTCGACCCCGACACCTACGGGCTCGGCATCCTGACCGAGCGCGACGTCCTCAACTCCCTCGCCCTCGGCCAGAGCCCGGACACCGAGATCGCCGGCACCCACACCACGACCGAAGTCGTCTTCGCCACCCCGGCATGGACCCTGGAGGAAGCGGCGGACGCCATGGCCCACGGCGGCTTCCGGCATCTGATCGTCATGGACGGGAACGAGCCCACGGGCATCGTCTCGGTGCGCGACATCATCCGCTGCTGGGCGCCCGACCGGCGCGCGGCGGCCCAGTTGACGGGGTGA
- a CDS encoding catalase, with amino-acid sequence MTQEAHVTQGPLTTEAGAPVADNQQSETAGLGGPVLVQDQLLLEKLAHFNRERIPERVVHARGAGAYGTFTLTRDVSQWTRAKFLSEVGKQTETFLRFSTVAGNLGAADAVRDPRGWALKFYTEEGNYDLVGNNTPVFFIRDAIKFPDFIHTQKRDPYTGSQEADNVWDFWGLSPESTHQVTWLFGDRGIPASYRHMDGFGSHTFQWNNEAGEVFWVKYHFKTDQGIKNLTQDEANKLAGEDPDSHQRDLRESIERGDFPSWSVQVQIMPAADAATYRFNPFDLTKVWPHADYPPIEIGKLELNRNPENVFAEVEQSIFSPAHFVPGIGPSPDKMLQGRLFAYGDAHRYRVGINADHLPVNRPHATEARTNSRDGFLYDGRHKGAKNYEPNSFGGPFQTDRALWQPVPVTGATGNHETPRHAEDNDFVQAGNLYRLMSEDEKNRLVDNLAGFLAKVSREDIVDRGINNFRQADGDFGKRLEAAVQALRG; translated from the coding sequence ATGACGCAGGAGGCGCACGTGACGCAGGGACCGCTCACCACGGAGGCCGGAGCGCCGGTCGCCGACAATCAGCAAAGCGAGACCGCGGGCCTCGGCGGTCCGGTGCTCGTGCAGGACCAGCTCCTGCTGGAGAAGCTCGCCCACTTCAACCGTGAGCGGATCCCGGAGCGCGTGGTGCACGCCCGTGGCGCGGGTGCCTACGGCACGTTCACGCTCACCCGTGACGTCTCCCAGTGGACGCGCGCCAAGTTCCTCTCCGAGGTCGGCAAGCAGACCGAGACGTTCCTGCGCTTCTCCACCGTCGCCGGCAACCTCGGCGCGGCCGACGCGGTGCGCGACCCGCGCGGCTGGGCGCTGAAGTTCTACACCGAAGAGGGCAACTACGACCTCGTCGGCAACAACACCCCGGTCTTCTTCATCCGGGACGCCATCAAGTTCCCCGACTTCATCCACACCCAGAAGCGGGACCCCTACACGGGCTCGCAGGAGGCGGACAACGTCTGGGACTTCTGGGGCCTCAGCCCGGAGAGCACCCACCAGGTGACCTGGCTCTTCGGCGACCGCGGCATCCCCGCCTCGTACCGCCACATGGACGGCTTCGGCTCGCACACCTTCCAGTGGAACAACGAGGCCGGCGAGGTCTTCTGGGTCAAGTACCACTTCAAGACCGACCAGGGCATCAAGAACCTCACGCAGGACGAGGCCAACAAGCTCGCCGGTGAGGACCCCGACTCCCACCAGCGCGACCTGCGCGAGTCGATCGAGCGCGGCGACTTCCCGTCCTGGTCCGTGCAGGTGCAGATCATGCCGGCGGCGGACGCGGCGACCTACCGCTTCAACCCGTTCGACCTCACCAAGGTGTGGCCGCACGCGGACTACCCGCCGATCGAGATCGGCAAGCTGGAGCTCAACCGCAACCCGGAGAACGTCTTCGCCGAGGTCGAGCAGTCCATCTTCAGCCCCGCCCACTTCGTGCCCGGCATCGGCCCGTCCCCCGACAAGATGCTCCAGGGACGCCTCTTCGCCTACGGCGACGCCCACCGCTACCGCGTCGGCATCAACGCCGACCACCTGCCGGTGAACCGCCCGCACGCCACCGAGGCGCGCACCAACTCCCGTGACGGCTTCCTGTACGACGGCCGCCACAAGGGCGCGAAGAACTACGAGCCGAACAGCTTCGGCGGCCCCTTCCAGACGGACCGCGCGCTGTGGCAGCCCGTTCCCGTCACCGGCGCCACGGGCAACCACGAGACGCCCCGGCACGCCGAGGACAACGACTTCGTGCAGGCGGGCAACCTCTACCGCCTGATGTCCGAGGACGAGAAGAACCGCCTGGTCGACAACCTGGCGGGCTTCCTCGCCAAGGTCTCGCGCGAGGACATCGTGGACCGCGGCATCAACAACTTCCGTCAGGCCGACGGAGACTTCGGCAAGCGGCTGGAGGCCGCGGTCCAGGCCCTGCGCGGCTGA
- a CDS encoding DMT family transporter has product MAWLLVIVAGILETGFAVCLKLSHGFTRLWPTIAFACFALGSFGLLTLALRKLDVGPAYAVWTGIGAAGTAIYGMIFLGDLVSTLKIVSISFVIIGVIGLQLSGSAH; this is encoded by the coding sequence ATGGCGTGGCTGCTGGTCATCGTCGCGGGGATCCTCGAGACCGGCTTCGCGGTCTGTCTCAAGCTGTCCCACGGTTTCACCCGGCTCTGGCCCACGATCGCGTTCGCCTGCTTCGCCCTGGGCAGCTTCGGTCTGCTGACGCTCGCGCTGCGGAAGCTGGACGTGGGTCCCGCGTACGCGGTCTGGACGGGCATCGGCGCCGCGGGCACGGCCATCTACGGGATGATCTTCCTCGGTGACCTGGTCTCCACGCTGAAGATCGTCTCGATCTCCTTCGTCATCATCGGCGTGATCGGCCTGCAGCTGTCGGGCTCGGCGCACTGA
- a CDS encoding Fur family transcriptional regulator, with product MSDLLERLRGRGWRMTAQRRVVAEVLDGDHVHLTADEVHARAADKLPEISRATVYNTLGELVTLGEILEVSTDRRAKRYDPNAHRPHQHLVCARCGAIRDVHPTGNPLASLPDSERFGFTVEDVEVTYRGVCPNCAGA from the coding sequence ATGAGTGACCTGTTGGAACGACTGCGCGGACGCGGTTGGCGCATGACAGCGCAGCGACGCGTCGTGGCCGAGGTCCTCGACGGGGACCACGTCCACCTCACGGCGGACGAAGTGCACGCCCGCGCCGCGGACAAGCTGCCCGAGATCTCCCGCGCCACCGTCTACAACACGCTGGGCGAGCTGGTGACCCTCGGCGAGATCCTCGAGGTCTCGACCGACCGCCGCGCGAAGCGGTACGACCCGAACGCCCACCGCCCCCACCAGCACCTGGTCTGCGCCCGCTGCGGCGCGATCCGTGACGTGCACCCCACGGGCAACCCCCTGGCGAGCCTCCCCGACTCGGAGCGCTTCGGCTTCACGGTCGAGGACGTCGAGGTCACGTACCGAGGGGTCTGCCCCAACTGCGCGGGCGCGTAG
- the hisN gene encoding histidinol-phosphatase encodes MPDYHDDLRLAHVLADAADAVTMDRFKALDLKVETKPDMTPVSEADKAAEELIRGHLQRARPRDAILGEEYGVEGTGPRRWVVDPIDGTKNYVRGVPVWATLIALTEAGEGGYQPVVGVVSAPALGRRWWAAKGGGAYTGRSLTSATPLRVSKVSRLADASLAYSSLSGWEEQGRLDGFLDLTRSVWRTRGYGDFWPYMMVAEGSVDICAEPELSLWDMAATAIVVTEAGGTFTGLDGRPGPHSGNAAASNGLLHDELLGYLNQRY; translated from the coding sequence ATGCCCGACTACCACGATGATCTGCGTCTCGCCCACGTCCTCGCGGACGCCGCCGACGCCGTGACCATGGACCGGTTCAAGGCCCTCGACCTGAAGGTGGAGACCAAGCCGGACATGACGCCGGTGAGCGAGGCCGACAAGGCCGCCGAGGAGCTGATCCGTGGCCACCTCCAGCGGGCCAGGCCGCGCGACGCGATCCTCGGCGAGGAGTACGGCGTCGAGGGCACGGGACCGCGCCGCTGGGTGGTCGACCCGATCGACGGCACCAAGAACTACGTACGCGGCGTCCCGGTGTGGGCCACCCTCATCGCCCTGACGGAAGCGGGCGAGGGCGGCTACCAGCCGGTGGTCGGGGTCGTCTCGGCGCCCGCGCTCGGCCGCCGCTGGTGGGCCGCGAAGGGCGGCGGCGCCTACACGGGCCGCTCCCTCACCTCGGCGACGCCGCTGCGGGTCTCCAAGGTCTCGCGGCTCGCGGACGCCTCGCTGGCGTACTCCTCGCTCTCCGGCTGGGAGGAGCAGGGCCGCCTCGACGGGTTCCTCGACCTCACGCGGTCGGTCTGGCGCACGCGCGGATACGGCGACTTCTGGCCGTACATGATGGTCGCCGAGGGCTCGGTCGACATCTGCGCCGAACCGGAGCTCTCGCTCTGGGACATGGCGGCGACCGCGATCGTGGTGACGGAGGCGGGCGGCACCTTCACCGGCCTCGACGGCAGGCCCGGCCCCCACAGCGGCAACGCGGCGGCGTCGAACGGCCTGCTCCACGACGAACTGCTCGGCTACCTCAACCAGCGGTACTGA
- a CDS encoding TetR/AcrR family transcriptional regulator translates to MPAARESLLDAAYTALARRPWPGVRMVDVAATAGVSRQTLYNEFGSKDGLARALLRRETDGYLHGVERALAEEREPADRLAAVAAWTVGAARTNVLVRAALTGCWSERLPAPSRAAGSTSSVPAQRRADAGVPSAGELLALVRDRAVLALGGRGRVRDPDLARACESAVRLALSYVIAPAGNDDDPAEVVRGAIGRWVGAK, encoded by the coding sequence ATGCCTGCAGCACGGGAATCCTTACTGGACGCGGCGTACACAGCGCTCGCGCGACGGCCGTGGCCCGGTGTCCGCATGGTCGATGTGGCGGCGACCGCCGGGGTCTCCCGGCAGACCCTCTACAACGAGTTCGGCAGCAAGGACGGCCTCGCCCGCGCCCTGCTGCGGCGCGAGACGGACGGCTATCTGCACGGCGTCGAACGCGCACTCGCCGAGGAGCGCGAACCCGCCGACCGGCTCGCCGCCGTCGCCGCGTGGACGGTGGGCGCCGCCCGCACCAACGTCCTCGTGCGCGCCGCCCTCACCGGCTGCTGGAGCGAGCGCCTTCCCGCGCCGAGCCGCGCCGCCGGATCGACGTCCTCCGTGCCCGCGCAGCGCCGCGCGGACGCGGGAGTGCCCTCCGCAGGGGAGCTGCTCGCCCTCGTGCGGGACCGCGCGGTCCTCGCGCTCGGCGGCCGCGGCCGCGTCAGGGACCCCGACCTCGCCCGCGCCTGTGAGAGCGCCGTCCGCCTCGCCCTGTCCTACGTCATCGCGCCCGCCGGGAACGACGACGACCCCGCGGAAGTGGTCCGCGGGGCCATCGGGCGCTGGGTGGGGGCCAAGTAG